In Rattus rattus isolate New Zealand chromosome 3, Rrattus_CSIRO_v1, whole genome shotgun sequence, one genomic interval encodes:
- the Bbs12 gene encoding Bardet-Biedl syndrome 12 protein: protein MEMAYRVINRRRHVGLQQLSSFAQTGRSFLGPVKATKFITDAECHESVLVGSTVRLLEGLDLTCAVGHLLNEAVQAQNVMYKTGTSTLLFLVGTWSRAVEDCLHLGIPTTVIVSVMSEGLNSCIEAVVSLQVPIHNVFDHIDNTSTVYKLETVDVSLCPFLQVPSGSGLLEEKHDFKDTTSQLLSTYSLSGRRAKSPEFFKPQTKVETENTSQALKNNLYTDSFCRKSALTHSRHFNRTENSHWISRPDGFLEQLRSTPKVLRCNDLGELAVGLSHGDHSNMTLAKAAVRLQWQAVCLQPANCMAPFMFDISRLLTCCLPGLPETFSCVCLGYVTSVTMPSIPLIKELQDQPFRVILIEGDLTESYRHLGFNKSVNIRTKSDSGQLSEDSTEELWTNRVLEVLIQFNVNLILVQGSVSEHLTEKCMHSKRLVIGSVNGSVLQAFAEATRAVPVAYVTQVNEDCVGNGVSVTFWTGPHDTNRSNRAILLTAEGINLITAVLTSPASAQVEMKEDRFWSCVNRLCHALKEEKVFLGGGAVEFLCLSHLQILAEQSLNKGHHACLGWLPDSSSWMASSLSVYRPTVLKCLAGGWHEFLSAIMCNTATYPSAVEASTFIQHHVQNAADSGSPSSYVLSEYNGLSSGLFHSGISDNLELVPRVYDTVTPKIEAWRRALDLVLLVLQTDSEIITGLVHTQMNSQELDGVLFL from the coding sequence ATGGAGATGGCTTACAGGGTCATAAACAGAAGAAGGCATGTGGGACTTCAACAACTTTCGTCATTTGCACAAACAGGAAGAAGTTTCCTAGGTCCAGTAAAGGCCACCAAGTTTATTACAGATGCAGAGTGTCATGAAAGTGTGTTAGTCGGATCAACAGTCAGGCTTCTTGAAGGATTGGATCTAACCTGTGCCGTGGGGCACCTTCTCAACGAAGCAGTTCAAGCACAGAATGTCATGTACAAAACTGGAACCAGCactcttttatttcttgttgGTACATGGAGCAGGGCTGTTGAAGATTGTCTCCATCTGGGGATTCCCACTacagtaatagtgtcagtgaTGTCAGAAGGCCTGAACTCTTGCATTGAAGCAGTAGTGTCCCTTCAAGTACCCATACacaatgtatttgatcatattgACAACACAAGTACAGTTTATAAACTTGAAACCGTTGATGTCAGTTTGTGTCCCTTTCTAcaagtcccttcaggttctgggtTGTTAGAGGAAAAACATGATTTCAAAGATACCACATCTCAGTTGTTGTCCACCTACAGTCTTTCTGGGAGACGTGCTAAATCACCCGAATTCTTCAAACCCCAGACTAAAGttgaaacagaaaacacatcACAAGCTCTGAAAAACAATCTATACACAGATTCCTTCTGCAGAAAGTCAGCACTAACTCACAGTAGGCATTTTAATAGAACAGAAAATAGCCACTGGATAAGCAGACCTGATGGATTTCTAGAACAACTTCGATCAACTCCGAAAGTGCTTAGATGTAATGATTTGGGGGAGTTAGCGGTTGGCTTGAGCCATGGAGATCACAGCAACATGACATTGGCTAAAGCAGCAGTGAGGCTGCAGTGGCAGGCTGTGTGTCTGCAGCCTGCCAACTGTATGGCACCCTTTATGTTTGATATTTCAAGACTACTCACCTGCTGCCTCCCAGGTTTACCTGAAACTTTCTCCTGCGTTTGTCTAGGATATGTCACTTCTGTAACCATGCCTAGTATTCCTCTGATTAAGGAGTTGCAGGATCAGCCTTTCCGGGTGATTCTCATCGAGGGTGACCTCACAGAGAGTTACCGCCACCTGGGATTTAATAAGTCTGTAAATATTAGGACAAAGTCAGATAGTGGGCAGCTTTCAGAAGACAGCACAGAAGAACTGTGGACAAATCGTGTGTTAGAGGTGTTGATTCAGTTCAATGTGAACCTCATCTTGGTACAAGGAAGTGTATCTGAACACTTGACTGAAAAATGCATGCACAGTAAGCGGCTGGTAATTGGCTCAGTGAATGGCAGTGTGCTGCAGGCATTTGCAGAGGCCACAAGAGCAGTGCCAGTGGCCTATGTTACACAAGTGAATGAAGACTGTGTGGGCAATGGAGTCTCTGTGACCTTCTGGACAGGTCCTCATGATACAAACAGGAGCAACAGAGCAATCTTGTTAACAGCAGAAGGAATTAATTTGATTACAGCAGTACTCACCAGTCCAGCAAGTGCTCAGGTGGAAATGAAGGAAGACAGGTTCTGGTCTTGTGTGAATCGTTTGTGTCATGCCCTAAAAGAGGAGAAGGTTTTCCTTGGAGGTGGTGCTGTTGAATTTTTATGTCTTAGCCATCTTCAAATTCTTGCTGAGCAATCTTTAAATAAAGGACACCATGCTTGTTTAGGATGGCTTCCTGATTCTTCCTCTTGGATGGCCTCATCTCTGTCAGTCTACAGACCTACTGTGCTGAAGTGCCTGGCAGGTGGGTGGCATGAATTCTTGTCAGCTATCATGTGCAACACTGCCACTTACCCATCAGCAGTGGAAGCTAGCACATTCATTCAACATCATGTACAAAATGCCGCTGACTCTGGCTCTCCTTCATCGTATGTCTTGAGTGAATATAATGGACTAAGTAGTGGACTTTTTCATTCAGGTATTTCCGATAACCTGGAGCTGGTTCCAAGAGTTTATGATACTGTTACACCAAAGATTGAAGCGTGGCGCCGAGCGTTGGATTTAGTGCTCTTAGTGCTTCAGACAGACAGTGAAATAATTACTGgacttgtacacacacagatgaatTCTCAGGAATTAGATGgagttttatttttgtag